In bacterium, one DNA window encodes the following:
- a CDS encoding sigma-70 family RNA polymerase sigma factor, translating to PLNRIGVICKIEKTLAELAQSFEREPTEQELAQVLHISPAEIEDLLQNSGKHISLDTPLDDEEESRLIDILEAQDAPGPDARLLDESLDKEIEQSLGTLEPREARVIRLYFGLGMERPLTLEEIGVKLKLTRERVRQIKEKALRRLRHSSRSLLLRKYLG from the coding sequence CCGCTGAATCGGATCGGTGTGATCTGCAAGATCGAAAAAACCCTGGCTGAGCTGGCACAGTCCTTTGAACGGGAGCCGACGGAACAGGAGCTTGCCCAGGTGCTGCACATCAGCCCTGCCGAAATCGAGGATCTGCTGCAGAACAGCGGCAAGCACATCTCCCTGGACACGCCACTGGACGATGAGGAGGAGAGCCGACTGATCGACATTCTTGAGGCGCAGGATGCACCGGGGCCAGACGCACGGCTTTTGGATGAATCCCTGGATAAGGAGATCGAACAAAGCCTGGGCACCCTGGAGCCGCGCGAGGCTCGGGTGATCCGACTCTATTTCGGTCTTGGAATGGAAAGACCATTAACTCTTGAAGAAATTGGAGTTAAGCTGAAACTGACCCGTGAGAGAGTCCGCCAGATCAAGGAAAAAGCCCTACGCCGGCTCCGCCACTCCTCGCGCAGCCTCCTTTTGCGCAAATATCTGGGCTGA